In Haloarcula rubripromontorii, one DNA window encodes the following:
- a CDS encoding class I SAM-dependent methyltransferase, translated as MSVREEFDAWAAEGKDRGMEDRHWHTAKHVLARMPVERGDTVLDLGTGSGYALRALRDTNDAGPCYGLDGSPEMLRNAREYTDDDGIGFLRGDFDALPFATDSIDHVFSMEAFYYASDPPHTLEEIARVLRPGGTAHIAVNYYEENVHSHEWQEFIDIEMTRWSAPEYREAFHEAGLAVAAQDTIPDREVEIPPADAFPTDEFETREAMVERYRELGTLLTVGVATE; from the coding sequence ATGAGCGTTCGCGAGGAATTCGACGCGTGGGCGGCCGAAGGCAAAGACAGAGGCATGGAGGACCGGCACTGGCACACCGCCAAGCACGTCCTCGCCCGGATGCCGGTCGAGCGGGGCGACACGGTCCTCGACCTCGGAACGGGGTCGGGCTATGCGCTCCGTGCGCTCCGCGACACCAACGATGCCGGACCCTGCTATGGTCTCGACGGGTCGCCGGAGATGCTCCGGAACGCCCGCGAGTACACGGACGACGACGGCATCGGGTTCCTGCGCGGGGACTTCGACGCCCTCCCGTTTGCGACTGACAGCATCGACCATGTGTTCTCGATGGAGGCGTTTTACTACGCCAGCGACCCGCCGCACACGCTCGAAGAAATCGCACGAGTGCTGCGACCGGGCGGGACCGCCCACATCGCGGTGAATTACTACGAGGAGAACGTCCACTCCCACGAGTGGCAGGAGTTCATCGATATCGAGATGACCCGCTGGAGCGCCCCGGAGTACCGCGAGGCCTTCCACGAGGCGGGGCTGGCAGTGGCAGCACAGGACACCATCCCCGACCGTGAAGTGGAGATCCCGCCGGCGGATGCGTTCCCCACCGACGAGTTCGAGACCCGTGAGGCGATGGTCGAGCGCTACCGCGAACTGGGGACGTTGCTGACCGTCGGCGTCGCCACGGAATAA
- a CDS encoding DUF7573 domain-containing protein codes for MAEETSLEDFLDAGDESEDEGVNGVSAGDETTETESEVSDAEVSTDGVEPAVTTYAWSPEGAPCAECGEVVERRWRQDSILVCGACKSW; via the coding sequence ATGGCTGAAGAAACCTCGCTGGAGGACTTTCTCGACGCCGGCGACGAGAGCGAGGACGAGGGAGTGAACGGCGTGTCTGCGGGAGACGAGACGACAGAGACGGAAAGCGAAGTCTCCGACGCCGAAGTCTCGACCGACGGGGTCGAACCTGCCGTGACGACGTACGCGTGGTCGCCCGAGGGAGCGCCCTGTGCCGAGTGTGGCGAGGTCGTCGAGCGGCGGTGGAGACAGGACAGTATCCTCGTCTGTGGGGCGTGTAAGTCCTGGTGA
- a CDS encoding AAA family ATPase encodes MTDTDTSHSQQSDSPLRDATRVANQVIENVEQVIVGQHDAIEHIVIALLGRGHVLLEDVPGVGKTMLARSVAASFDGEFKRVQFTPDLLPTDVTGVNIYNQKTQEFEFRPGPIFANVVLGDEINRAPPKTQSALLEAMEEQQVSVDGTTHPVPQPFTVIATQNTVEQNRAYDLPMAELDRFMMKLHLGYPNEAAETEMLGDVVGHHPIEELTSVATLDSLSAARETVADVTVEEPIRSYATRLARYTRENAQLGVSPRGSISLLRAAQARAVLDGRSYVIPDDIQTEAPVVLPHRIRTERSEQDARELVAEALDTVYVE; translated from the coding sequence ATGACAGATACTGACACATCACACAGTCAACAGTCGGACAGTCCCCTCCGCGACGCCACACGCGTCGCCAATCAGGTGATCGAAAACGTCGAGCAGGTCATTGTCGGGCAACACGACGCCATCGAACACATCGTCATCGCGCTGCTCGGCCGCGGCCACGTCCTGCTTGAAGATGTTCCCGGCGTCGGCAAGACGATGCTGGCCCGCTCCGTCGCAGCTTCCTTCGACGGCGAGTTCAAGCGCGTCCAGTTTACGCCGGACCTCCTCCCGACCGACGTGACCGGTGTCAACATCTACAACCAGAAGACACAGGAGTTCGAGTTCCGGCCGGGGCCGATCTTCGCCAACGTCGTCCTCGGCGACGAGATCAACCGCGCGCCGCCGAAAACGCAGTCGGCGCTGCTGGAAGCGATGGAGGAACAGCAGGTCTCAGTCGACGGGACCACACATCCCGTGCCACAGCCGTTCACGGTCATCGCTACGCAGAACACGGTCGAGCAGAACCGGGCTTACGACCTGCCGATGGCCGAACTCGACCGGTTCATGATGAAGCTTCATCTCGGCTATCCGAACGAGGCGGCGGAGACGGAGATGCTGGGTGACGTGGTCGGCCATCATCCCATCGAGGAACTCACGTCGGTGGCTACCCTCGATTCGCTGTCCGCCGCCCGGGAGACAGTAGCCGACGTGACCGTCGAAGAGCCGATTCGGTCGTACGCGACCCGACTCGCGCGGTACACGCGGGAAAACGCGCAACTCGGCGTCAGTCCGCGAGGCAGCATCTCGCTGCTCCGGGCGGCACAGGCCCGCGCCGTACTCGACGGCCGCAGTTACGTCATCCCCGACGACATCCAGACTGAAGCGCCGGTCGTCCTGCCACACCGCATCCGCACCGAGCGCAGCGAGCAGGACGCCCGGGAACTCGTCGCGGAGGCGCTCGATACCGTCTACGTCGAATGA